GGCAGAGAATTGCTGGAAATAGTAAAATTGCTGGATTCGAAGATAAATTACAATGTGCATATTCTGCTTGCGGGGTCGGGCGACCTAACACATAGGGAAGCCCTTGACAATATTATTTATTATAAAATCGGGAAAATAGAGAGTGATGTGTTTATGGCAACTTGTTTGTCTGCGGCGGACGTGTATATTTATCCAACAAAAGCAGATAATCTTCCCAATGCATTGATTGAAGCCATTGCATGTGGCGTTCCCTGCATCACTTTTGATATAGGAGGATGCGCTGAAATTATCAGGAATGGCATGAATGGATATACGGTTAAACCTTTTGAAATAGAAACATTTGTTCAGAGGATTATGGAATGCTTCAAGGACGATGAATGGCTAAATACACTGTCATTGAATGCAAGGAAATGTGCGGAAGAAGTTTTCTCACTAAAGGCTATGTGTAAGAATTATTACCAGTATTTTCAGGAAAAATTAGAATACAAAGGAGTGTAATAGTGAGAGTCTTTATTGCAGGTGTTGATGGATATCTTGGTTGGCCGCTTGCAATGTGCCTTGTAAAGAGAGGTCATAATATCGCAGGCGCAGACAATTACTATAGGCGAGACTGGGTTCAGGAAATAGGCTCACAGTCTGCAACGCCGATTCGTCGTATGACAGAAAGATTGGAGGCTTTCCGGAGAAATTTCGGTAAAAATCTTCAGTTTTTTAAAGGGAACCTTACAGAATATAATTTTGTAGAAAACATTTTCAAGCATTTTCAACCTGAGGCAATAGTTCATCTGGGTGAAATGCCTTCCGCTCCCTATAGCATGATAGACGCACAGCATGCTATAGGGACCCAAACAAACAATATCACTGGCACATTAAATATTCTTTACGCAATGAAAGACATTTGTCTCAATTCCCACTTGGTTAAATTGGGAACAATGGGTGAATATGGAACTCCGAACACTGATATACCTGAGGGTTTCTTTGAAATTGAATATAAAGGGAGAAAGGACTGTTTCCCTTTTCCTAAACAAGCAGGGAGCTGGTATCACCAGAGTAAAGTACATGATTCTAACAACATAATGCTTGCGTGTAAGATATGGGGCTTGCGCTCTACAGATATCATGCAGGGCGTTGTTTTCGGAACTCGCATCGATGAGATGGGAGATGATGAGAGACTGTTAACCCGTCTTGATTATGACCAGTGCTTTGGGACTGCGATTAATCGATTTTGCTGCCAGGCAGTTATTGGAGAGCCGTTGTCTTTATATGGCAAAGGGCATCAAAAGAGGGGATTTCTTCCTCTTCGTGATTCTATGCAATGTTTGACTCTTGCCATTGAGAACCCGCCAGAAGCTGGAGAATACAGGGTGTTTAATCAATTTGAAGAAGTCTATACTGTTACGGAGTTAGCAGAAAAGGTAAAAAAAGTAGGTAATAATTTAAAGTTATCTGTAGAAATAAGAAATCTGGAGAATCCCAGGAATGAGATGGAAGAACACTACTATAATCCCGACCATCAGGGCCTGTTGAATTTGGGATATAATCCCTCTCATGATGTAGAGCTGGAAATAGAGCATATCTTAAATGATCTGATAAAATACAGAGAAAGAATAGAGGCAAGAAAGGAGGCATTCATTCCGGATATCCGGTGGGACGGAACCAGGAGAAAGGCCGGGCTCTTGCCATGATAAAAAAAAGCAATAGTGTATAACATGTCTTTGAATAGCTATCTCATAACAGGCGGATGTGGATTTATTGGAAGTAATCTGATAAGAAACATTTTGGAGAAATATCCACACTCAAATATAAGGGTGCTTGATAATCTTAGTGTCGGCACAAAAAAAGATCTAAAAAAAATTTGCGATTTCAATGTCATTTCATGCGGTGATGTAACATCCTCTCCTCAGGGAATTGAGCTTCTGGTTGGTGACATCACTGAAATTCAGGATTGTGTGACTGCATGCAAGGGGATACAAGTGGCAGTTCATCTTGCTGCAAATACCGGAGTGAATTCCTCCGTTAAAAATCCCGGGAAGGACTTGGAATCTAACGTGGTTGGAACGTTTAATACGCTTGAAGCCGCAAGACAGAATGGTGTGCGTAAATATGTCTATGCCTCTTCTGGCGCAGCGGTAGGAGAGGCAAATCCGCCAATCCACGAGGAGCTTGCATCAAGGCCTGTGTCGCCTTATGGAGCCAGCAAGCTTGCCGGAGAGGCATACTGTTCTGCCTATTTCAGAACCTATGGATTGAACACTATTGCATTACGGTTTGGAAATGTCTATGGGCCAGGATCTAGGCATAAGGGTAGTGTTGTCGCTGAATTCATTAGAAAAGCGCTCGTAGGTGAAAATCTTAAGGTATACGGTGATGGCAATCAGACAAGAGATTTTATCTACATTAAAGATATTACTCATGCAATACTTCTTTCGATGGAGGCTGATATTGACGGGGAAGTTTTTCAAATAGCTACCCACAGAGAAACGACTGTTAATGAACTGGCAGAAAAAATTAAGCATCTTGTGGAAAATGAAACAACAATGAAAGTCAAGATTATTCATGAAAATCCAAGGATTGGCGATGTCAGAAGAAATTATTCTGATATTTCAAAAGCAGGAAGACTATTGGGATATACACCCGTATATAATTTAGAAAGTGGTTTAAAAGCGACAATCGATTATTTTAGGAGGACTGAGCCTCGTTCCTGAGAGATATATCGGATTCAGCAGTATTATGAAACAATGATGTTTTACGGCATTTATTCTATAACTAGTATGAAGAAATAATTACTATGCAGATTTTTCCGGAAGCGATAGCGCTGATTATTACTTTAGGCATCAGCGCCGCATTGAAAGTCCCTTTCCTGAAAACGCCCCTCGATCGTGACTATGGTATTTACGGTTATCATGCGTTGGGTTGGTTGCGGCAGGGAAGAATACCGTATGTGGATATGCCGGAAGGTCAGCCGCCCGGCAGATGGCTTCTTTACGCGTTGTTGTTGAAGTATTTCAGTGTTTCACGCCATGTGTTCAGGATTTCCAACATGGTGTTTTTACTCCTTACACAAAGTGTCATCTTCCTTATTGCGGAGCGCCTCTTCGGCGCAACAATAGGGGCAGTCGCTTCGCTGTCGTTTGCGGTTCTTACATCATTGCCGGCAGTATTCTGGGTGCAATCAAGCGCTGAAATACAACAGGCGCTTTTCACCTCGCTTGCCATATATGGAATCGTGGCGTCCAGTGTGGATAACTATCTGGTATTTTATTTCATTGGGGTGTCGGCGTTTGCTTCGCTCTTTTTTAAGCAAACGGCATACATAAATACCTTTCCGGTAATAAGTGTTTTCTTGTATGTTCAAAAAGCGCCGATGCTCAACATAGGGGTCGTTTGTGCCGGGGTTTTGTCTGGCTATTTCTTTGCCGGAATATTTTTCGTCGTGAACAAGATTCCCCTGAATCATTATATACGTTTGTTTGCCCTTGATTTTGATTCGATAAAAATACACCTGGGAAATTTTCTCTATTTTAAGAGAATTATGGGGCATGGAGAAAACAGACAAAAAATAAAAAGTGAAGGGAGCAAGTATAATAGTAAAATTAATACTACACAAAGAACGTTAAATACGGCAGGAAATAAAGAAAGAACTGTGTTTTTGAACAAAATCAACAGAAGACCTTTGTCGTGGCTGTTCAACCACTGGGTGAAAAAATTGGCAAGTGAACTGTTATTACAATCTTTGGTATTTGTTTTGTTTAGTGTTGTTGGTGTTTTGACCGTATTTTGTGGCGTTTCAGTGTGTTCAGCCTACATGATGTTTTGGATATGGCTTGGAATGGGTACAGGAGCGGTGATATTAAACCAACATTTTATGCCATATCATTTTCTTCCCTTGTTATCTCCGTTATCAATACTGGCAGCTGTTGGTATGATTGGAAGTGCGACATGGTTACAGGGAATGGTTGGCATTGGGTATAACGCAGGTATTTATGTGGCCTTATGCGCGGTTATTGTTTGTGGCAGTCAATATAAAATCAGGGAATGGTTGAAGCAGGAAAGACAAGGTCGTGGAAAGATATATACCCATGGGGCTGACTGGCTTTTGAACGCTATCGGGGAATTGATTGGAAGGCACATTAAAACAAAAACGCATGCTGACGATCAAATATATGTATGGGGAAGTGAATATGAGATCTATCTATGGGCAGAACGTTTTTCACCCATACACTCTTTAGAATGTTTGCGACCGGAGGTGTCTTTTATTAAGGATCCACTCGAAAGGGAAGCAGTTTTCGTGGAAATGTTGACGAGGTTTCCGCCAAAATATATCGCTGTTTGTACCCATACTGATGGATTCAAAAAATTTACATCATTCCTCGGTCAGTATTATTTCTTGGAAAGTAAAGCATTTGGAGAAACCGGCATCTATCGCAGGAGTTTTGACCCTGCACTAAGTCATAACCAAAATAATCGTAATTATCTTTTTGTAATTGATGGATGCCCAAGTATTTTTACTCTGAATGGGATAAACGGGAAAAATAATGTGCATTCAAGAAATGCGCATAATAGCGCCATGAATTCTCCTGCCAAAAAAGAAGATAATTTCGTCAGAAATCCACTCGTATCAATAATTATTTTAACATGCAATGCGCTGGAATATACCAGGATGTGCATAAAATCCATACAAAACCATACAATCCATCCATATGAAATTATCTTTGTAGATAATGGCTCTACGGACGGGACGATTGACTTTCTTGAAAAGATAATCGATCAAAATACAAACTACAAACTGATTAAAAATAATGAAAATAAAGGATTTTCCGCAGGGAACAACCTTGGCATTGCTGCCGCAAAGGGGACCTATGTGATGTTGCTCAATAATGATGTGCTGGTATCGGATTATTGGTTAAGAAGTATGGTTCGTTGTATTGAGAAAGACGAAAAAATTGGAATGGTTGGGCCTATTACTAATTTTATCAGTGGCAGACAGGCGATAAAAGAGGTTCCTTACAGCGATGAAAATGGATTTTACGATTTTGCTAATAAACTCAGGGAGCACAACAAAGGGAGACTCACTCCCAGAAGAAGAATTGCCGGTTTTGCGCTCCTTATGAAAAAAACTCTCTATGAAGAACTTGGCGGGTTAGATGAAACCTTTGGCATAGGAAACTTTGAGGATGATGATTTATGTGTCAGGGCGCGTCAGAAGGGCTATGCAATCATGGTTGATGAGAGCGCTTATATTCATCATTTTGGAAACCAGACGTTCAAGGCAAACAAAATGAATTATCAAAAAAACCTGAACGAGAAGCTGGCTCTTTTTAACAAAAAATGGCCGGAGGTTGATTACAGCGAATTACTCGAACTAAGGCAGAGTTTGGAAGATAGCAATAGAGAACTCTGTGTAAAGGGAAAACAGGCATTAGACGCAGGAAATATAGAGGATGCAAGGGTGGCGTTTATGAAGGTTTTGCTTTCTAATCCAATTGATAGCAATGCATTATCAGGGATATGTGTTGCATCTTTAATACAGGGAAGCCTCGATAACGCATATAAATATTTTATAAAAATGATGGATATCGTTTCAGAAACAGAAGGCTCGTCTGTCAATGAAGTCACAATAACCAAATATTTAAACATGGGTAATGCTTATTTCCAAAAAGGTGAATATTCTGAGGCGATCGATGCCTACAGAAAAGTAATAGAGATCAACCCGTTGTTAACTGACGTTTATCACCAGCTTTCACTTGCATACACAAACAGTAATCAATTAGATGATGCCATACTCATACTAAGGGAAGCAATTGATATGTGGAAAATTCGAGATAGTTGTTTACGAAATAATGTCGGAGTAATGTATTTTAAAAATGGTCAATATATTGATGCGCGTAATTATTTTATTGCGGCATTAATAGAGGATCCTCATTATCATGAAGCGCTACAAAACCTTGAAAAGGTATTAAGGTTATTGGGGAAAGAATCTCAGGGCGAGGTCTACGATACTGTCATATCAATGTTTAGAGATTCATTGTATTGGAAAATAAGGGATAGTCGTTTGTGCAACAACATGGGAGTATTCTATGGTAAAAACGGTCAGTATAACAATGCGTGTAATTCTTTTAAAGAGGCCTTAACCATGAATCCTTATGATAAAGAGGCACAGATAAATCTTGAAGAAGCTTTAAATACATTGGGGGAAAAGAATGGTCTGTAGCCTTGCCTGCTTCGGCTAAAAATAAACGGACGCTTCGTTGTGGCGTGGAATGACGAAGAATCAATGATTTTCGGCAATAAATACGGAAATTTTCTATCCTTGTATCTCTGATTATTGCCTGAAACAGGAATTAGCACAACTGCCTTTAGAGACCGTTCAGAAGCGTGCATAGGCGCAATATTTTTTCTTCCTTAAGAGTAGGATAGTTCCCAATGTAGAATCCGTAAAAGTGAATGTGTTCAACCTCGGGGAAATTTTTGTAAGCGTCGGGAGAGACAAGGCCTTTGAGATAAGGTTGCCTCAATTGATTGCCCCCGCCCGCGCTGCCTCGCCGAAATTCCACTGTATTTTCCTGCAGGACCTTCATCACCTTTTCGCAGAGAATGTCGTCAGCCTCTTGTAGTATCAGATTAAAGGCGTAATTGCTGCTGCCCTCCAATTTAAAGCCAGTACGGTAACGGTTAGCGTCAATGTTGTCCAAAAATAGCTTTAGGTTTTGCGTACGTTTGGCGATGTTTCGGTCCAGCCGTTTCAACTGATTCCGGCCCACCACCGCCCCAATTTCAGTGTTGCGAAAATTACAGGCAGGAAAAGCAAAAATAAACTCGGGGTTCAATTCGGGATTTTCCCGAATATAACGGTCTTTGATTGAATTGTCAGTCACTTCACGAACCATCCCGTGAGAACGGATCATGCGGATAATTTGGTAGAATTCCTGGTCGTTTGTGCTCACCATGCCGCCCTCAATGGTGCTCATATGGTGCGCATAGTAAAATGAAAAATTTGATGCCAGCCCGAACGTGCCGACTTTATTCCCTTTGTGCGTAACACCATGCGACTCGCAAACATCCTCAATCAACGGGATATGCCGGTCGTCCAGTTCCTTGAATAGGTTGTCATCGGTAAAACCATCAAATCCCTGAATGTGGATCATGAGGACCGCGCGGGTACGGTCATTCAGTTTTTCCAAAATTTGCCGGTTATTCATACTCATGGTATGAGGATCTATGTCTACAAATACGGGTGTAAATCCATTTTGCAATAGAGCGGCAATATCTGACACCCATCCGAAAGGAGAAACAATCACTTCTCCCGTGCCCTTTAGCGCTTTTAGCGCCGCAAGAGTAATATGGTTTGCGGAAGAGCCGGAGTTCACAAATACGCTTTTTCCTATGCCAAGCCAATCGGACCATTCCTGTTCAAAAGCCCGGACGTTTGAAGACTGGGTCAGGACAGGTTCACCCTTCAGGAAATCGATCAAAACATCGAAATCCTGCCGGGTGATGTTGTTCTCCATCAATGGCCAATTTAAACCCATAAAATTCTTTCCTTCATTATGCTAAATATTTCTTTGCCATTTCATATCGCTCTGGAGTTCCGATATCAAAAAGGAAAGCTTCTGTTTGGAAGCCATAAACATCTTTGCTCTTGATGAGATGGGGGAACAGATCGTGTTCAAGCGAATAGTTTCTGTTCGCTGGTATGAAAGAAAGTGCTTCTCTTTGAAAGAAATACATACCGGCATTAACCAGACAATTCATAGTTTCATCCTTCTTTTCATGGAAACCTGCAACCAAACCATTTTTGTTTAAATGTACAACTCCGCAATCAATCGATGTTTCTTTTGAAATCAATGCAATGCTCGCAAATGCCTTTTTTGTATAATGAAAATTTAAAAAGTTCGGTATGCTCAATCTGCAGAGGGAATCTCCATTCGTTGTTAAGAATATGTTGCTTTTGATGAATGGTTCCGCGTTTTTAATGGCCCCGGCGGTGCCCATGGCCTCATGCTCTTCAGAAAATACAATAGTAAAAGGAGTTTTCCTGCTCTCATAGTATTTCTGAATAATATTCCCTTGAAAACCGGTACAAAGGATAAAACGGGTAAATCCGTAGCCGGAGATAAAGCTAATGAGGATATCAAGGAAGGGTTTTTCATGTATTTCAGCCATAGGCTTTGGTCGATCGTGAATGACATTTCGGAGCCTTGAGCCCAATCCTCCGCAGAGGATAACGACATCGATGTTTTCAGGTCTTAACATATGTTGTTTTTATTCATAGGTGTAAGATCGGAAGATATTGATTCGCTTCTCTCATGCCTTGCAATATTTTTTCCTGTGGGTGTTATGTATGTGGCATCGAGAGATTTAGTCCACGGTTTGCCGGGCTGATAGACGACGATTTGACTTCCGTTGTTTTCAAACTTTATGGGGACAAGCAAGAGTCTTTTCAGCTTTTCTCTTATTTTCGGCTGATCCTCCGGCCTTGCAAAGATCAGCATGAACCCGCCTCCGCCCGCGCCGGTTAGTTTTCCTCCCAGCGCGCCTGCCTTTAGTGCGATTTCATATATTTCGTCAATCTGGGGCATGGTAACTTTCTCTGAAAGGCTTTTTTTCAGTTTCCAGGACTCATGCAATAGTTTGCCGAAATCACCGATGTCATTGTTGTCTTTGCTCAGTATTGAAATGGCCTCATCGACCATCTGTCGTATAATCCATAATTCATGTTTTTTCTTGTCGGTATTTTCAATTTGGCTCTTGGCAATATCAGACGCAAAACGAGAAAATCCTGTGAAAAAAAACATGAGATGATTCTGTAGTTCTTGATATCTGTTGTAATTCACGATTACTGGGTTTACCTGAAATGTATTGGAAGCATTGAATGTTATTTTATTGAACCCACCAAACGAAGCGGAAACCTGATCCTGAGCCCCGACGTTTTCCTTTAGTATAGTATGCTCTATTTCTATCGCATCCTGAGCAAGTTGGGTTCGCGTAGGCATTGTGCCTTTCAGGGCATAAATGGCGTTCAAAAGACCTACCGTGAACGAAGAACTGGATCCAATGCCTGTTCTTGCGGGCAGGTCTCCGTCATGATGGATTTCCAGCCCATCATTAATTCCCATAAATTGTAGTGTCGCCTTTACGGACGGATGTCTTATTTCCGAAATATCCGTCACCGATTCAATTTTGCTATAAACGATGCGGTGTTTATGCTCAAAAAAAGGAGGCAAATACCGGCAGGTAATATAGCAGTATTTGTCTATGGTTGACGATAGCACTGCTCCTTCATTTTCTCGATACCAGACGGAATAATCCGTGCCTCCCCCGAAAAAAGATATTCTATATGGTGTTCTGCTTATTATCATAACATATTTCCTCTAAACAGATCTCCCGGATGAAACAAAATGGAAGATTTCTTTTTCTATGCTACGTTTGTCAACGCCGTAATAGCCTCGTATGACCTCCCGTCCTCCGTATTTATAGCAATAATGTTTATTGATTGCCAAACCCAGTCGTTTTACGGGAATTGAAATATTGTGATCATTTAATACTTCGCAAATTGCGCTACCGAATCCTCCGGGCAGAAAATGCTCTTCCAGGCTAATCAGTTTTTTTGCGTTTTTAATTGTTGTAAGAAAATTGGTCGTATTTATGGGGATTTTGTAAACGTCTATCACGCCAACGTGGATCTTTTTCTTTTTAAGGCGATGCGCTAATTCCAGGGCTGTGTGTACCATACTTCCTGTTGCAATTATAGAGATATCACTATTTTCTATTAAAACTGATACGCCCTCAGAAAAATTTGAATTCTCTTTGTAAACAGCAGGAAAAAGAAGTCTTTCCAACCTTACATAATTGGTCGTTTTCATGCTATAGGAAATATCGGCAAATGCGGATGCCATGATACTGTCGGTAATACTGTTGATTTCAATCCTGGGCATGGCCCTCATGATAGCAATATCCTCTGTTATGTGATGTGTGGGACCTGAGTCTTCATATCCAAAACCCGCCCCAACCCCAACGATCGTAATAGGGTTGTTCATAACAGCATTCAAGATTCTTGTTTGTTCGAGGCATCGGAGGATTATAAATGGCGCAATGGCATAAACAAATACTTTCTTCCCGGTCATACAGAGACCTGCGGCAATAAGCATGGCATTCTGTTCTGCAATTCCAACGTTGACAAATTGTGAAGGTAAATATTTTCTAAAATCATCAAGGGATGGCGCGCCCATATCCGCTGAAATGACAATGATATCATGATGATGTTTTGCCAGTTCATATACTCTTGACCAAAAAGCGTCTCTTTGTGATATATCACTCATGTGCATATCTCCTTTTTAAACATTCCCTTGCAAGTTCAGCCTCTTCTCCTTTGGGAGAGAGTCCGTGCCATAAGGGAATATTAGAAACGCATTCCACTCCTTCACCCTTTGTGGTATCGGCTATGACTACCAGCGGCCGGGAAGACCTCCGTGATCGTAAATTGCTGAATGCAGGCAATAGGCTTTCAAATGAATGTCCGTCAACTCTCAGGGTATCCCACCCAAACGCCCTCCATTTATCTTCCATTGGTTCCAGTGCAATAAGATTTTCGGTAAAATCAGTAACACACAGGTAATTTCTATCAACAATAGCGATGAGATTATTTAGTCTGTTATGGCTGGCAAACATTGCTGCTTCCCAGACAGATCCTTCGTAACATTCACCGTCCCCGAGAAGTGTAAATATCAGATAAAGGTCTCTATCCATTTTAGCTCCCAGGGCAATGCCTGCGGCAATTCCAAGTCCAAGCCCCAGGGAGCCGGAGGTAATTTCCACTCCGGGCACATCATTTTGGAGATGGACTCCAAACATACCGCCTTTTTGAGCAAATTTATCTAATGCGCTTTTTTTATAGTAGCCAGCATCCGCAAGGATTGTATAGAGCGCTGGACTGGCTTGGCCTTTACTCAAAATAAACCTGTCTCTTTTTGCGCAAGACGGGTTCCGGGGGGCATGATTTAAAATGTTGCCATAATAGAGTGTTACTAAAATATCAATGCATGATAATGAGGAAGTTACATGACCGGTTTCCGCTTTTATACACATTTCCAGCATAGTCTTTCTGATGTTGTACGACTTTTTTTTTAAAATGGAAATCAGCTTGTTCATACAGTCGTTCTCCTGTTGAGGTTACTCGCCCAGAATCCTTCTTTTCATGGGTACACCCAGCATCTTTTCAAGGTGTTTTTTTACCTTGTTTCCAAATTTTATCTCTATCATTTTCAAATAATCAGGATTTGTATAATAGGTAAAAAAGGCTTCGTCTCGAAACTGTAGAACCTCTTTTGCCGATAAATATTTTGTTGGCAAAGGTTGTGTATCGTAACCAAGTTGAGAGAATCCTGCCCAGTTTTTTGGTAAAAAGCCATCCCGTAATGATGCCCATTCGTATAATCGAGAACCTGGATATGCCATTACCGTATAAAAGTTTACAAACTCACAGTTTAATTCCATTGCCTGACAAAGGGTCTCCTGCATAGTTTCCCTGTTATCTTCCGGCAAACCAAACAGATAATTTCCAAGTACATTGATATCATGAGTCTGGATTTTTTTTACGGTGTCTTGTATATCTTTCCTGATATTTTTATTTACGTTAAATCGTACCTTTTCATTTGCAGATTCTATGCCAAGGCATATCCAATTGATTCCTGCTTTTTTTATTTTTTTTAGAAGGGATTCCTTAATGGTATCGACTCTCCCATAAACCCATATATTTAGTTTGTAATCTCTTTCTATAAGTAAATCGCAGAACGTTTCTACTCTTTGTTGAGATAAGATAAAGAGTTCATCGTCGAATCTTATGTGTTTTATTCCATAGGAGTTTACCAGTGTATCTATCCAAGA
Above is a window of Candidatus Brocadiaceae bacterium DNA encoding:
- a CDS encoding NAD-dependent epimerase/dehydratase family protein, which produces MSLNSYLITGGCGFIGSNLIRNILEKYPHSNIRVLDNLSVGTKKDLKKICDFNVISCGDVTSSPQGIELLVGDITEIQDCVTACKGIQVAVHLAANTGVNSSVKNPGKDLESNVVGTFNTLEAARQNGVRKYVYASSGAAVGEANPPIHEELASRPVSPYGASKLAGEAYCSAYFRTYGLNTIALRFGNVYGPGSRHKGSVVAEFIRKALVGENLKVYGDGNQTRDFIYIKDITHAILLSMEADIDGEVFQIATHRETTVNELAEKIKHLVENETTMKVKIIHENPRIGDVRRNYSDISKAGRLLGYTPVYNLESGLKATIDYFRRTEPRS
- a CDS encoding glycosyltransferase, giving the protein MQIFPEAIALIITLGISAALKVPFLKTPLDRDYGIYGYHALGWLRQGRIPYVDMPEGQPPGRWLLYALLLKYFSVSRHVFRISNMVFLLLTQSVIFLIAERLFGATIGAVASLSFAVLTSLPAVFWVQSSAEIQQALFTSLAIYGIVASSVDNYLVFYFIGVSAFASLFFKQTAYINTFPVISVFLYVQKAPMLNIGVVCAGVLSGYFFAGIFFVVNKIPLNHYIRLFALDFDSIKIHLGNFLYFKRIMGHGENRQKIKSEGSKYNSKINTTQRTLNTAGNKERTVFLNKINRRPLSWLFNHWVKKLASELLLQSLVFVLFSVVGVLTVFCGVSVCSAYMMFWIWLGMGTGAVILNQHFMPYHFLPLLSPLSILAAVGMIGSATWLQGMVGIGYNAGIYVALCAVIVCGSQYKIREWLKQERQGRGKIYTHGADWLLNAIGELIGRHIKTKTHADDQIYVWGSEYEIYLWAERFSPIHSLECLRPEVSFIKDPLEREAVFVEMLTRFPPKYIAVCTHTDGFKKFTSFLGQYYFLESKAFGETGIYRRSFDPALSHNQNNRNYLFVIDGCPSIFTLNGINGKNNVHSRNAHNSAMNSPAKKEDNFVRNPLVSIIILTCNALEYTRMCIKSIQNHTIHPYEIIFVDNGSTDGTIDFLEKIIDQNTNYKLIKNNENKGFSAGNNLGIAAAKGTYVMLLNNDVLVSDYWLRSMVRCIEKDEKIGMVGPITNFISGRQAIKEVPYSDENGFYDFANKLREHNKGRLTPRRRIAGFALLMKKTLYEELGGLDETFGIGNFEDDDLCVRARQKGYAIMVDESAYIHHFGNQTFKANKMNYQKNLNEKLALFNKKWPEVDYSELLELRQSLEDSNRELCVKGKQALDAGNIEDARVAFMKVLLSNPIDSNALSGICVASLIQGSLDNAYKYFIKMMDIVSETEGSSVNEVTITKYLNMGNAYFQKGEYSEAIDAYRKVIEINPLLTDVYHQLSLAYTNSNQLDDAILILREAIDMWKIRDSCLRNNVGVMYFKNGQYIDARNYFIAALIEDPHYHEALQNLEKVLRLLGKESQGEVYDTVISMFRDSLYWKIRDSRLCNNMGVFYGKNGQYNNACNSFKEALTMNPYDKEAQINLEEALNTLGEKNGL
- a CDS encoding transketolase, whose translation is MNKLISILKKKSYNIRKTMLEMCIKAETGHVTSSLSCIDILVTLYYGNILNHAPRNPSCAKRDRFILSKGQASPALYTILADAGYYKKSALDKFAQKGGMFGVHLQNDVPGVEITSGSLGLGLGIAAGIALGAKMDRDLYLIFTLLGDGECYEGSVWEAAMFASHNRLNNLIAIVDRNYLCVTDFTENLIALEPMEDKWRAFGWDTLRVDGHSFESLLPAFSNLRSRRSSRPLVVIADTTKGEGVECVSNIPLWHGLSPKGEEAELARECLKRRYAHE
- a CDS encoding NAD-dependent epimerase/dehydratase family protein; translated protein: MRVFIAGVDGYLGWPLAMCLVKRGHNIAGADNYYRRDWVQEIGSQSATPIRRMTERLEAFRRNFGKNLQFFKGNLTEYNFVENIFKHFQPEAIVHLGEMPSAPYSMIDAQHAIGTQTNNITGTLNILYAMKDICLNSHLVKLGTMGEYGTPNTDIPEGFFEIEYKGRKDCFPFPKQAGSWYHQSKVHDSNNIMLACKIWGLRSTDIMQGVVFGTRIDEMGDDERLLTRLDYDQCFGTAINRFCCQAVIGEPLSLYGKGHQKRGFLPLRDSMQCLTLAIENPPEAGEYRVFNQFEEVYTVTELAEKVKKVGNNLKLSVEIRNLENPRNEMEEHYYNPDHQGLLNLGYNPSHDVELEIEHILNDLIKYRERIEARKEAFIPDIRWDGTRRKAGLLP
- a CDS encoding nucleotidyltransferase family protein yields the protein MLRPENIDVVILCGGLGSRLRNVIHDRPKPMAEIHEKPFLDILISFISGYGFTRFILCTGFQGNIIQKYYESRKTPFTIVFSEEHEAMGTAGAIKNAEPFIKSNIFLTTNGDSLCRLSIPNFLNFHYTKKAFASIALISKETSIDCGVVHLNKNGLVAGFHEKKDETMNCLVNAGMYFFQREALSFIPANRNYSLEHDLFPHLIKSKDVYGFQTEAFLFDIGTPERYEMAKKYLA
- a CDS encoding DegT/DnrJ/EryC1/StrS aminotransferase family protein, whose translation is MGLNWPLMENNITRQDFDVLIDFLKGEPVLTQSSNVRAFEQEWSDWLGIGKSVFVNSGSSANHITLAALKALKGTGEVIVSPFGWVSDIAALLQNGFTPVFVDIDPHTMSMNNRQILEKLNDRTRAVLMIHIQGFDGFTDDNLFKELDDRHIPLIEDVCESHGVTHKGNKVGTFGLASNFSFYYAHHMSTIEGGMVSTNDQEFYQIIRMIRSHGMVREVTDNSIKDRYIRENPELNPEFIFAFPACNFRNTEIGAVVGRNQLKRLDRNIAKRTQNLKLFLDNIDANRYRTGFKLEGSSNYAFNLILQEADDILCEKVMKVLQENTVEFRRGSAGGGNQLRQPYLKGLVSPDAYKNFPEVEHIHFYGFYIGNYPTLKEEKILRLCTLLNGL